The genomic stretch GTCATCAACATTCAATCGGGCCGCAGTGCCATTTTGAACAAAGAGGACTTGGAAGAGGATAAGCGCCACATCCTCGCCGCACAGTTCGGCTTGACCGACGAGGAAGAGACGGACGAATTGGCGGAGTTCCTGCTCGGCAACCTGCCCCAATAATCGAATTCGCCGACCTGAGCCCATAGAAAAGGCATGTCTCTCGATCTCCGAAGACATGCCTTTTTGAGTTGACCACGATTAATCGGTCGTGAAAAAGTGTCCGTAGCGCTCTTGCATGTGCTCCACCACTTCCCGATACTCATCCTGATCGGTGACGTTGGACAGCTCATAATCGCCCGTTCCGGTCGCAGCGGCGCGGAAGAAGATCAGTTCATGGTTCTCCAGGTTCTCGCGGTCATAGAACAGCGCGTACTCTTTGCGCTGGCAGGTAAAATACG from Tumebacillus algifaecis encodes the following:
- a CDS encoding DUF3055 domain-containing protein, whose protein sequence is MYINMYDQQEETVTRFVGFVGNHRWDLAITQTQHFYGKCLVINIQSGRSAILNKEDLEEDKRHILAAQFGLTDEEETDELAEFLLGNLPQ